Proteins co-encoded in one Saprospira grandis genomic window:
- a CDS encoding DUF481 domain-containing protein: MHSNYYRLLRSAGKNTLNSGYTHLRYRLEPEEGLQYELFAQFQGDQIRGMQERYLLGGNLRLKLWQKEKTNLFLGLGGMYESEKWTYSAVEDSLLPADISDFYTQYAKLNFYLSYWEDFNPKLRTQLVLYLQTRPDSEWQKARIFVSNEWSWKIAKHWALAFGAQLNYELAPPVPLAKFYYTTSWALKYSW, translated from the coding sequence ATGCATAGCAATTATTACCGCCTGCTCCGATCGGCTGGAAAAAACACCCTAAATAGCGGCTATACCCATCTACGCTACCGCTTAGAACCCGAAGAAGGCCTGCAATATGAACTTTTTGCCCAATTTCAAGGCGATCAAATTCGGGGAATGCAAGAGCGCTATCTCTTGGGCGGAAACCTGCGCTTAAAGCTTTGGCAAAAAGAGAAAACGAACCTCTTTTTGGGCCTAGGGGGCATGTATGAATCAGAAAAATGGACCTATTCCGCTGTGGAGGATAGCCTGCTCCCCGCCGATATTAGTGATTTTTATACCCAATATGCTAAGCTCAATTTTTACTTGAGCTACTGGGAGGATTTTAACCCAAAACTACGCACTCAATTGGTCCTTTATCTACAAACAAGGCCCGATAGCGAATGGCAAAAGGCCCGCATTTTTGTTTCTAATGAATGGAGCTGGAAAATAGCCAAACATTGGGCGCTGGCCTTTGGAGCCCAACTCAATTATGAGCTAGCCCCGCCTGTTCCCCTTGCTAAGTTTTATTATACTACCTCTTGGGCCCTAAAGTATAGCTGGTAG
- a CDS encoding DUF1801 domain-containing protein, whose product MNFSDYLAQLPEEKAQALEKLAELLRQQLPTGFTERFDGRMLHFEVPLSRYPQGYHAKPGQPLPFISLAAQKSHLALYHFGLYADEELLNWWTAAYAAGSKYKLNMGKSCIRWKKAGHIPWPLIEELAQKMTPQAWISIYESKK is encoded by the coding sequence ATGAATTTCAGCGACTATTTAGCGCAATTGCCTGAAGAAAAGGCCCAAGCGCTTGAAAAACTAGCCGAATTACTTCGGCAGCAGCTACCTACTGGCTTTACAGAGCGTTTTGATGGGCGAATGTTGCATTTTGAGGTTCCTTTGAGCCGTTATCCGCAGGGCTATCATGCGAAGCCGGGGCAGCCCTTGCCCTTCATCAGTTTGGCAGCTCAAAAAAGTCATTTGGCCCTATATCACTTTGGGCTTTATGCCGATGAGGAGCTACTCAATTGGTGGACAGCAGCCTATGCCGCAGGCAGCAAATACAAGCTAAATATGGGGAAAAGCTGTATTCGTTGGAAAAAAGCGGGGCATATTCCTTGGCCCCTTATTGAAGAATTGGCCCAAAAAATGACCCCTCAGGCTTGGATCTCTATTTATGAATCAAAAAAGTAA
- a CDS encoding pyridoxal phosphate-dependent decarboxylase family protein — MNKIPNKGQDQQQILAQLKAFKGQDLPWQAGKIFAYIYQTTPEAKAVAEAAYLSFLPENGLDPTAFPSLLHLEQQIIGQLAPLLGGNEEVKGNCTSGGTESVILAVKAARDYARAKYPNQKEFEILVPSTAHPCFYKAAHYLNIGIQAIDVDPQTQRLKVADMRAAISEKTILLVGSAPSYAHGVMDPIAELSDLALEKDLLLHVDACVGGMYLPFFAAVGP; from the coding sequence ATGAACAAGATACCGAATAAAGGCCAAGATCAGCAGCAAATTTTAGCGCAATTAAAGGCCTTTAAGGGACAAGATTTGCCCTGGCAAGCTGGAAAAATCTTCGCCTATATTTACCAAACCACCCCCGAGGCTAAGGCGGTGGCCGAGGCGGCTTACCTTTCTTTTTTGCCCGAAAATGGCTTGGACCCCACGGCTTTTCCCTCCCTTTTGCATTTGGAGCAGCAGATTATTGGACAGCTAGCGCCTTTGTTGGGCGGTAATGAGGAGGTTAAGGGTAATTGTACCTCTGGCGGGACCGAAAGCGTGATTTTGGCGGTAAAGGCGGCCCGAGATTATGCCCGAGCCAAGTATCCCAATCAAAAAGAGTTTGAAATTTTGGTCCCTTCTACGGCACATCCTTGCTTTTATAAGGCGGCTCATTATTTAAATATTGGCATTCAAGCTATAGATGTAGACCCGCAAACGCAGCGCCTAAAGGTGGCCGATATGCGGGCCGCTATTAGCGAAAAGACGATTTTGTTGGTGGGCTCTGCGCCTTCTTATGCGCATGGCGTGATGGACCCCATCGCCGAGCTTTCTGATTTGGCCCTAGAAAAAGATTTGCTTTTGCATGTAGATGCTTGCGTGGGCGGTATGTATTTGCCCTTTTTTGCGGCAGTTGGGCCATGA
- a CDS encoding pyridoxal-dependent decarboxylase codes for MLAWAVCICPFLRQLGHEVPPFGFELPGVTSISCDLHKFGYVPKGCSTILYRNKELRQHQIFSCSQWPGYTVVNPTVLSSKTGAPMAAAWAMFQYMGLEGYQNAVADCQAARDAVIAALEQLPSLALIGQPDMSLLAFASKDEDLSIFDLADQLNEKGWYVQVQLASPHSPAAIHLSISHFNCPHIPSFVADLQETVAELMSNPVEENELLAALDHSMLALLMEDFDPAMLGQFQELMGLESAEGGLPADMGAVNQLLNVLSAKQREDVLLAFMNELI; via the coding sequence ATGCTTGCGTGGGCGGTATGTATTTGCCCTTTTTTGCGGCAGTTGGGCCATGAGGTTCCGCCTTTTGGCTTTGAGTTGCCAGGCGTGACCTCTATTTCTTGCGATTTGCATAAGTTTGGCTATGTGCCCAAGGGCTGCTCTACGATTTTGTACCGCAATAAGGAGCTCCGCCAACATCAGATTTTTAGTTGCTCGCAATGGCCGGGCTATACGGTGGTCAATCCCACAGTTTTATCGAGTAAAACAGGGGCGCCTATGGCGGCTGCTTGGGCCATGTTTCAATATATGGGCCTAGAGGGCTACCAAAATGCGGTGGCAGATTGCCAGGCGGCTAGAGATGCTGTGATTGCAGCTTTGGAGCAGTTGCCTAGCTTAGCACTGATTGGCCAGCCCGATATGAGTTTGCTGGCTTTTGCGAGTAAAGATGAGGATCTCAGCATTTTTGATTTGGCCGATCAGCTCAATGAAAAGGGCTGGTATGTGCAAGTTCAATTGGCGAGCCCGCATTCTCCTGCAGCTATTCATTTGAGCATTAGCCATTTTAATTGCCCACATATTCCAAGTTTTGTCGCTGATTTGCAGGAAACTGTAGCCGAGCTCATGAGTAATCCTGTAGAAGAAAATGAGCTATTAGCTGCCCTCGACCATTCGATGCTGGCCCTTTTGATGGAAGATTTTGATCCCGCTATGTTGGGCCAATTTCAAGAATTGATGGGCCTAGAGTCTGCAGAAGGTGGCTTACCGGCCGATATGGGCGCCGTCAATCAATTGCTCAATGTTCTTTCGGCCAAGCAACGAGAAGATGTTTTGCTGGCCTTTATGAATGAGTTGATTTAA
- the msrB gene encoding peptide-methionine (R)-S-oxide reductase MsrB: MPWIICILIAFGLSLTSCGTAVKGQEASKMANDSLIDPQLIFDGKTIEKSEAEWQNQLTELEYKILRQKGTERAFTGALLDNKKEGTYCCKACALPLFKSAHKFDSGSGWPSFWDIFDPKNIEAQEEYGWTGKQIEIHCPRCKSHLGHVFDDGPKPTGLRYCINSACLQFVEQKK, translated from the coding sequence ATGCCTTGGATAATCTGTATTCTTATCGCTTTTGGCCTCAGTCTAACGAGCTGCGGCACGGCCGTTAAGGGCCAAGAAGCCAGCAAAATGGCCAATGATAGCCTGATTGACCCCCAACTCATTTTTGATGGCAAAACCATTGAAAAGTCGGAGGCGGAATGGCAAAACCAACTGACCGAGCTAGAGTATAAAATCCTTCGCCAAAAAGGGACCGAGCGTGCCTTTACAGGCGCCTTGCTGGATAATAAAAAGGAAGGGACCTATTGCTGTAAGGCTTGTGCGCTTCCCCTTTTTAAATCGGCCCATAAGTTTGATTCGGGTTCGGGCTGGCCTAGCTTCTGGGATATTTTTGATCCCAAAAATATTGAGGCCCAAGAAGAGTATGGCTGGACGGGTAAGCAGATCGAAATTCATTGTCCCCGTTGTAAGAGCCATTTGGGCCATGTTTTTGACGATGGGCCCAAGCCAACGGGCTTGCGTTATTGTATTAACTCGGCCTGTTTGCAGTTTGTCGAGCAAAAGAAGTAA
- a CDS encoding sterol desaturase family protein, whose amino-acid sequence MQILLYTLITLASVIAMEFVAWLAHKYLMHGLLWIWHEDHHKPHEVEGFFEKNDLFFLVFAVPSAASYIIGSAVPGYFLLFFVGVGISIYGLIYFLIHDVYIHQRFKWFKQLDGWYSRGILRAHGAHHAKQEKEDGVSFGLLLVHPKYFRKKKK is encoded by the coding sequence ATGCAGATTTTACTCTATACCTTAATTACGCTTGCTAGCGTCATCGCCATGGAATTTGTGGCCTGGTTGGCCCATAAGTACCTCATGCACGGCCTCTTATGGATTTGGCATGAAGACCATCATAAGCCTCATGAGGTAGAAGGCTTTTTTGAGAAAAATGATCTCTTCTTTTTGGTTTTTGCGGTCCCTAGTGCGGCCTCTTATATTATTGGCTCGGCTGTACCGGGCTATTTTCTGCTCTTTTTTGTGGGCGTGGGCATTTCCATTTATGGGCTGATCTATTTCCTGATCCATGACGTATATATACACCAACGCTTCAAATGGTTTAAACAATTGGATGGCTGGTATTCTAGAGGGATTTTGCGTGCCCATGGCGCTCATCATGCCAAACAGGAAAAAGAGGATGGCGTTTCTTTTGGCCTCTTGCTGGTGCATCCCAAATATTTTCGCAAAAAAAAGAAGTAA
- a CDS encoding carotenoid biosynthesis protein: protein MSLSYSQKQNWVLILLCCLYAVGLLGVSWPLHPEFMRLTPLNLLATFGLCLWAEKQQDKRLYLALFAVYWGGWFLELAGVQTGLIFGEYSYGATLGPQLGGTPFMIGLNWAMLVYASSSIILRFFASRPLWLRSLLGASLMVSLDLFIEPAAVRYDMWSWGNTPYNSLLVAPWQNYAVWWLAAFGLQLFFGHFLGPRRNPALEFLFLWQFVFFLWIYLFLLM, encoded by the coding sequence ATGTCCTTAAGCTATTCGCAAAAGCAAAACTGGGTGCTCATTCTGCTCTGCTGCCTCTATGCTGTGGGCTTGCTGGGCGTCAGTTGGCCCTTGCATCCCGAATTTATGCGGCTCACGCCACTCAATTTATTAGCCACTTTTGGCCTTTGCCTTTGGGCCGAAAAACAGCAAGACAAACGACTCTATTTGGCCCTTTTTGCGGTCTATTGGGGCGGCTGGTTTTTAGAATTGGCGGGGGTGCAAACGGGGCTCATCTTCGGAGAATATAGCTATGGCGCTACTTTGGGCCCTCAGTTGGGCGGCACGCCTTTCATGATCGGCCTCAATTGGGCCATGCTGGTCTATGCTTCTAGCTCGATCATTTTGCGCTTTTTCGCCAGCCGCCCGCTTTGGCTGCGCAGCCTGCTGGGGGCCAGCCTCATGGTCAGTCTCGACCTCTTTATTGAGCCCGCCGCAGTCCGTTACGATATGTGGAGCTGGGGCAATACGCCCTACAACAGCCTACTGGTGGCTCCTTGGCAAAATTATGCGGTTTGGTGGCTGGCCGCCTTTGGTCTACAGCTCTTTTTTGGCCATTTTTTGGGGCCTAGGCGCAACCCCGCCCTCGAATTTTTGTTTCTTTGGCAGTTCGTTTTCTTTCTCTGGATCTACCTCTTTTTATTGATGTAG
- the crtD gene encoding 1-hydroxycarotenoid 3,4-desaturase CrtD: protein MNQQNIAIIGAGIGGIGAAVRLAAAGHRVAVFEANSYPGGKLSNLQVGDYRFDAGPSLFTMPQYVEELFALAGENPKDFGFDYHRLDTVCKYFWEDGQSISAYADLHKYGQEVEEKLGFPAQALKDYLAWARFRYETTAPIFLEKSLHRLSTYLRWKTFKGVLAMPWLGLHRSLDQENKKRLKQHPKMVQLFNRYATYNGSSPYKTPGIMSLIPHLEQGFGAFMPKGGMKEISHSLVRLAEHLGVKFHYGQKVEEILVQNKAVKGIRIGQKELVFDQVVCNMDIFFAYDRLLPKQPRPKRILEQPKSSSALIFYWGMDQSFPELDVHNIFFSDNYPEEFRQLFEEKSLYEDPTVYIHISSKVEQSDAPLGHENWFVMINAPQLDGQDWEDLIAQSKKRILQKLERILGRPVQPHIVEEELLSPALIQAKTQSHLGSLYGTSSNNSMAAFFRHPNFSRQLSGLYFVGGSVHPGGGIPLALLSAKLATEDLIKNLK from the coding sequence ATGAATCAACAAAATATTGCCATTATTGGCGCCGGCATTGGCGGCATTGGGGCGGCCGTACGTCTAGCCGCCGCTGGCCATAGGGTAGCGGTCTTTGAGGCCAATAGTTACCCCGGCGGCAAACTCTCCAATTTGCAAGTAGGCGATTACCGCTTTGATGCGGGGCCCAGCCTCTTTACCATGCCCCAATATGTAGAAGAACTCTTTGCCCTAGCTGGCGAAAACCCCAAAGATTTCGGCTTTGATTATCATCGCCTAGATACGGTTTGTAAGTACTTTTGGGAAGATGGGCAGTCTATTTCCGCCTATGCCGATCTTCATAAATATGGCCAAGAGGTAGAAGAAAAACTGGGCTTTCCCGCCCAAGCGCTTAAGGATTATCTGGCTTGGGCCCGTTTTAGATACGAAACTACGGCCCCCATTTTCCTCGAAAAATCACTGCATCGACTCAGCACTTATTTGCGCTGGAAAACCTTTAAGGGGGTCTTGGCTATGCCTTGGCTAGGGCTGCATCGCTCTTTGGACCAAGAGAATAAAAAGCGCCTAAAGCAGCATCCCAAAATGGTCCAACTCTTTAATCGCTATGCGACTTATAATGGCTCTAGTCCTTATAAAACCCCAGGTATCATGAGTCTGATTCCGCATCTGGAACAGGGTTTTGGGGCCTTTATGCCCAAGGGCGGTATGAAGGAAATTAGCCATTCGCTGGTTCGTTTGGCCGAACATTTAGGGGTGAAATTTCATTATGGACAAAAAGTAGAGGAGATTTTGGTCCAAAACAAAGCCGTAAAAGGCATCAGAATTGGCCAAAAAGAACTAGTCTTCGATCAAGTCGTTTGCAATATGGATATCTTTTTTGCCTACGACCGTTTGCTGCCCAAACAGCCTAGGCCTAAGCGCATTTTGGAGCAACCGAAGTCTTCTTCGGCCCTCATTTTTTATTGGGGGATGGACCAAAGTTTTCCCGAACTAGATGTGCATAATATCTTTTTCAGTGATAATTATCCAGAGGAGTTCCGCCAACTATTTGAGGAAAAAAGCCTTTATGAAGATCCTACGGTCTACATTCACATCAGCTCCAAAGTAGAGCAAAGCGATGCCCCCTTGGGCCATGAAAATTGGTTTGTGATGATCAATGCCCCTCAACTTGATGGTCAAGACTGGGAGGACTTAATTGCCCAAAGTAAAAAGCGGATTCTCCAAAAGCTAGAGCGCATTTTGGGCCGTCCCGTTCAACCCCATATTGTCGAGGAAGAGCTACTTTCTCCCGCCCTCATTCAAGCGAAAACCCAATCGCATTTGGGGTCTTTATATGGCACTTCCTCCAACAACAGCATGGCGGCTTTTTTCCGTCATCCCAACTTTTCTAGGCAGCTGTCGGGCCTTTATTTTGTGGGCGGCAGCGTGCATCCTGGGGGCGGGATTCCGCTGGCCCTTTTATCGGCCAAGCTGGCCACAGAAGACCTCATTAAAAACCTAAAATAG
- a CDS encoding histone deacetylase family protein — MLKVAFSPIYRYELPQGHRFPMIKYDLLAQQLIYEGCLEEENFFHPQPIAEEWILRTHSKDYWDSLKEQTISAKAARKIGFPMSDKLVQRSKVIAQGTIDCCLAAQEYGVSLNIAGGTHHAYASHGEGFCLLNDFAIAANYLLDQGLAQQILIVDLDVHQGNGSAKIFENEPRVFTFSMHAAANYPFRKERSDLDIALPDLMDDGPYLQVLADYLPALLESLRPDMVLYLSGVDVLASDKLGRLGLSLNACAQRDQFVFSCCQKAGVPVAVSMGGGYSPQLRYIIEAHANTYRMAQKIYS, encoded by the coding sequence ATGTTAAAAGTTGCTTTTTCGCCCATCTACCGCTACGAGTTGCCCCAAGGCCACCGCTTTCCTATGATCAAGTACGATCTATTGGCCCAGCAGCTCATTTATGAAGGTTGTCTGGAAGAAGAGAATTTTTTTCACCCTCAACCCATTGCCGAAGAATGGATTTTGCGCACCCATAGCAAAGATTATTGGGACTCCCTAAAAGAGCAAACGATTTCGGCCAAAGCTGCCCGTAAAATTGGTTTTCCCATGTCCGATAAATTGGTCCAACGCTCTAAAGTGATTGCTCAAGGGACCATTGATTGCTGCTTGGCGGCCCAAGAATATGGGGTTTCGCTCAATATTGCAGGCGGCACGCATCATGCCTATGCCAGCCATGGAGAGGGCTTTTGTCTGCTCAACGACTTTGCGATTGCCGCCAATTATCTCTTGGACCAAGGCCTGGCCCAGCAAATTCTCATTGTCGATTTGGATGTGCATCAAGGCAATGGCAGCGCCAAAATCTTCGAAAATGAGCCCAGGGTTTTTACCTTTTCTATGCATGCCGCGGCCAATTATCCTTTCCGCAAAGAGCGGTCGGACCTTGATATTGCCCTGCCCGATCTGATGGATGACGGCCCTTATTTGCAGGTTTTAGCCGATTATTTACCCGCTTTGCTCGAAAGCCTTCGGCCAGATATGGTCCTTTATCTCTCTGGCGTAGATGTCTTGGCCTCTGATAAGTTGGGCCGTTTGGGCCTAAGCTTAAATGCCTGCGCTCAGCGAGACCAATTTGTGTTTAGCTGCTGCCAAAAGGCGGGCGTTCCCGTAGCGGTCAGTATGGGCGGCGGCTATTCGCCCCAACTGCGCTACATCATTGAGGCCCATGCAAACACTTACCGAATGGCCCAAAAAATTTACAGCTAA